In one Streptomyces marincola genomic region, the following are encoded:
- a CDS encoding GmrSD restriction endonuclease domain-containing protein: MGIDTQKLGDVLGDVASGVLQLPDFQRDWVWDDERIKALIATVTLDYPLGVVMALQTGGTPPFKARPLNGAEAVENRVPDLLLLDGQQRLTSLFQCLHRDEPVSTRDARGKSMKRWYYVDIARAVGSPADRDEAIVSVPENRVLTSNFARDVVLDLSTTELECAAGYFPLHIVFDTHRVSAWHRAFVQRDDANWDLWPQFEDQVLKRVESFPVPMIKLDASTTMDAVCAVFERVNTGGVPLNVFELLTATYAGDQQHVAEHGDYYRLPDAWKGIKQELTGFHPVFGRIEAGVEDGLSSSDFLQAVALVRTWERKQEGLGMAVSCKRRDLLDLPLADFRRLAPRVTEAFMWVGAFLEKQCIVRTTDLPYRTQLVPLAAVRALIGERTDAPGAEERITQWYWCGVLGEMYGGSTESRFTRDVEQLIDWVRRPEATPPDTITEAAFLSDRLDTLATRNSAAYKGIYALLIKQGAVDWYFTDAPLNPGRLVEHNVDVRHIFPKGWTSRNGITSTRANSIVNKTPLSARAARSMNGSPGAYVRSLALESGMRSEWYDDVIGTHLIDPATLHENDFERFYENRAKQLLELVMAAMGKRTVFRDTTGW; encoded by the coding sequence GTGGGAATCGACACGCAGAAACTGGGCGACGTGCTGGGCGATGTCGCCTCGGGCGTCCTACAGCTTCCCGACTTCCAGCGCGACTGGGTATGGGACGACGAGCGCATCAAGGCGCTCATCGCCACCGTGACGCTGGACTACCCGTTGGGCGTGGTGATGGCGTTGCAGACAGGAGGCACGCCCCCGTTCAAGGCACGCCCGCTCAATGGCGCCGAGGCGGTGGAGAACCGGGTGCCGGATCTTCTGCTCCTGGATGGGCAGCAGCGGCTCACCTCGCTGTTCCAGTGCTTGCATCGCGACGAGCCGGTGAGCACGAGGGACGCTCGGGGCAAAAGCATGAAGCGCTGGTACTACGTCGATATCGCCAGGGCGGTCGGCTCGCCGGCCGACCGGGACGAGGCGATCGTCTCGGTGCCGGAGAACCGGGTCCTGACCTCGAACTTCGCGAGGGACGTGGTCCTGGACCTGAGTACGACGGAGCTGGAGTGCGCCGCCGGCTACTTCCCGCTGCACATCGTGTTCGACACGCATCGGGTGAGTGCCTGGCACCGGGCGTTCGTGCAGCGAGACGACGCCAACTGGGACCTGTGGCCCCAATTCGAGGACCAGGTGCTCAAGCGGGTGGAGTCCTTCCCCGTGCCCATGATCAAACTGGACGCGTCGACGACGATGGACGCGGTTTGCGCCGTCTTCGAACGGGTCAACACCGGCGGGGTGCCCCTGAACGTGTTCGAGCTGCTGACCGCCACTTACGCGGGCGATCAGCAGCATGTGGCGGAGCACGGCGACTACTACCGGCTGCCCGACGCCTGGAAAGGCATCAAGCAGGAACTGACGGGCTTCCACCCCGTCTTCGGCCGCATCGAGGCCGGTGTGGAGGACGGGCTCAGCAGCAGCGACTTTCTTCAGGCGGTAGCCCTGGTCCGTACGTGGGAGCGGAAGCAGGAAGGTCTGGGCATGGCCGTGTCGTGCAAGCGCCGCGACCTGCTCGATCTGCCGCTGGCCGATTTCCGGCGGCTGGCCCCTCGTGTGACGGAAGCGTTCATGTGGGTGGGCGCCTTTCTGGAGAAGCAGTGCATCGTCCGCACGACCGACCTGCCGTACCGCACACAACTCGTCCCGCTGGCCGCCGTACGGGCGTTGATCGGCGAGCGGACGGACGCGCCGGGCGCCGAGGAGCGGATCACCCAGTGGTACTGGTGCGGCGTGCTGGGCGAGATGTATGGCGGGTCCACAGAGAGCCGCTTCACGCGGGATGTGGAACAGCTGATCGACTGGGTGCGCAGGCCGGAGGCAACGCCTCCCGACACGATCACGGAGGCGGCCTTCCTCTCCGACCGGCTGGACACCCTCGCCACCCGTAACAGCGCGGCCTACAAGGGCATCTACGCGTTGCTGATCAAGCAGGGCGCGGTGGACTGGTACTTCACGGACGCCCCGCTCAATCCGGGACGACTGGTCGAGCACAACGTGGACGTGCGGCACATCTTCCCGAAGGGCTGGACCTCAAGGAACGGCATTACCTCGACCCGTGCCAATTCGATCGTCAACAAGACCCCTCTGTCCGCCCGCGCGGCTCGGAGCATGAACGGCTCGCCCGGCGCCTACGTCCGTTCGCTCGCCCTGGAGTCCGGCATGCGATCCGAATGGTACGACGATGTCATCGGCACGCACCTGATCGATCCGGCGACGCTCCACGAGAACGACTTCGAGCGGTTTTACGAGAACCGGGCCAAGCAACTTCTGGAACTGGTCATGGCCGCGATGGGCAAGCGGACCGTGTTCCGTGACACCACGGGCTGGTGA
- the brxD gene encoding BREX system ATP-binding protein BrxD has product MTDAVSAARRRDVIDALRRGAVPETGLDLLATGLDRFQGALDAELDAVARGAAVFKAVRGEYGSGKTFFTRWLGERAKRRNFAVAEIQVSETETPLHKLETVYRRLTERLTTSGFPPSALRPVVDAWFYALEEDSLAAGVAEQDLAPEVERLMAARLTEVSRHAPAFATALRGYRAALAAGDDATAAAVLAWLGGQPHVPAAARRAAGVRGDLDHFGALGFLQGLLTVLRDSGHAGLLVVLDEVETLQRVRSDARDKALNALRQLIDEVHSGRFPGLYVLITGTPAFFDGRQGVQRLAPLAQRLATDFTTDPRFDNPRAVQLRLPGFDLASLAGLGERMRDLYVTGASAPERVRTLADDAYLHELAQAVGGALGGKVGVAPRLYLKKLVGDVLDRIDQFEDFDPRRHYALTVRTDELSQVERNAAAGARADDIELDPDLP; this is encoded by the coding sequence ATGACCGATGCCGTCAGCGCCGCGCGCCGTCGTGATGTGATCGATGCCCTGCGTCGCGGAGCCGTTCCGGAGACGGGCCTGGATCTGCTCGCCACCGGCCTCGACCGCTTCCAGGGCGCGCTCGACGCCGAACTGGACGCGGTGGCTCGCGGCGCGGCGGTCTTCAAAGCGGTCCGGGGGGAATACGGCTCCGGGAAAACCTTCTTCACCCGCTGGCTCGGAGAACGTGCCAAGCGGCGGAACTTCGCCGTGGCTGAGATCCAGGTGTCCGAGACGGAGACGCCACTGCACAAGCTGGAGACGGTGTACCGCCGCCTCACCGAACGGCTCACCACGTCCGGCTTCCCACCCAGCGCGCTGCGTCCCGTGGTGGATGCCTGGTTCTACGCCCTGGAGGAGGACTCGCTGGCCGCCGGCGTCGCGGAACAGGACCTCGCGCCCGAGGTGGAACGGCTGATGGCGGCACGGCTCACCGAGGTCTCACGGCACGCGCCGGCGTTCGCGACCGCGCTCAGGGGCTACCGTGCGGCCCTGGCCGCGGGGGACGACGCCACGGCAGCCGCGGTGCTGGCCTGGCTCGGCGGCCAGCCACACGTACCCGCCGCCGCGCGCCGCGCCGCCGGCGTCCGGGGAGACCTCGATCACTTCGGTGCCCTCGGATTCCTTCAGGGTCTCCTCACCGTACTGCGCGACTCGGGCCACGCGGGGCTGCTCGTCGTGCTCGACGAGGTGGAGACCTTGCAGCGCGTCCGCTCGGACGCCAGGGACAAAGCCCTGAACGCGCTGCGGCAACTGATCGACGAGGTGCACTCCGGGCGTTTCCCCGGCTTGTACGTACTCATCACCGGAACGCCCGCCTTCTTCGATGGCAGGCAGGGGGTCCAGCGGCTCGCTCCACTCGCCCAGCGGCTGGCGACCGACTTCACCACCGACCCCCGCTTCGACAACCCCCGCGCGGTGCAGCTGCGGCTGCCCGGCTTCGATCTGGCCTCCCTCGCCGGACTCGGGGAGCGCATGCGGGATCTGTACGTGACGGGGGCGTCGGCTCCCGAACGTGTCAGGACGCTGGCCGATGACGCCTACCTCCACGAACTTGCCCAGGCCGTCGGCGGAGCGCTGGGCGGAAAGGTCGGGGTGGCGCCGCGGCTGTACCTCAAGAAGCTGGTCGGCGATGTGCTGGACCGCATCGACCAGTTCGAGGATTTCGACCCCAGGAGGCACTACGCGCTCACCGTGCGGACGGATGAGCTGAGCCAGGTGGAACGCAATGCCGCGGCGGGGGCTCGCGCCGACGACATCGAGCTTGACCCGGACCTGCCGTGA
- a CDS encoding DEAD/DEAH box helicase, whose amino-acid sequence MTTGPDPVDLLHPGLIHHLVNSLGWRGLRPLQQEAVDPLLKGADALLLAPTAGGKTEAACFPLLSRMAREQWAGTSVLYVCPLKALLNNLLPRVETYAAWLGRTAALWHGDVPQSRRARILTERPDVLLTTPESLEAMLVSTKVEHRSFFSGLRAIVVDEVHAFAGDDRGWHLLAVLERLSRVAGRPVQRVGLSATVGNPDRLLAWLQGPGAGQRDAVVVAPHARHTTRPVGPPDADVELDYVGSLANASAIIAALHRGEKRLVFCESRKEVEELGTALQARGVTTFLSHASLAAAERRRAEEAFAEARDCVIVSTSTLELGIDVGDLDRVIQIDAPVTVASFLQRLGRTGRRPGSGRNCLFLATAPDGLLAAAALLLLWSRHWVEPVTAPPEPRHIVAQQLLALCLQEKRVGTREWYAWWGEFGPFGRAAAPVVRHLLEAGFLSEDDGMLFIGPEAEQRFGFRHFMDLTAVFTAAPEFTVLSGRTEIGRTDPSLLTERVPGPRRLLLAGRSWQVTYIDWSRRRCFVEPVDSGGRARWSSGQAARGMSYALTRAAREVALGRQPPVVLTRRAGNALKQLREELSDLVVPDGTVVTRGGRDTNVRWWTWAGYRANATLAATLHTVADPLQRPTDAYIRLREDLSPGEWGEAVREHSRHLALPAVDPRAVAGLKFNAALPRRLAELTLANRLADLEGAASVLREPATFLQRG is encoded by the coding sequence GTGACCACCGGTCCGGACCCGGTCGATCTGCTGCATCCCGGGCTGATCCACCATCTCGTCAACTCACTGGGCTGGCGAGGTCTCCGCCCTCTGCAACAGGAAGCCGTCGACCCGCTCCTCAAGGGCGCCGATGCCCTCCTGCTGGCACCCACGGCCGGCGGTAAGACAGAAGCCGCGTGCTTCCCGCTGCTGTCGAGAATGGCGCGGGAACAGTGGGCCGGGACATCGGTCCTGTACGTCTGTCCGCTGAAGGCACTGCTGAACAACCTGCTGCCGCGGGTGGAGACCTACGCGGCCTGGCTGGGGCGCACGGCCGCGCTCTGGCACGGCGACGTGCCGCAGTCGCGACGCGCCCGCATCCTCACGGAGCGCCCCGATGTCCTGCTGACCACGCCGGAGTCTCTGGAAGCGATGCTGGTCAGTACCAAGGTCGAGCATCGTTCCTTCTTCTCCGGTCTACGGGCCATCGTGGTGGACGAGGTGCACGCGTTCGCCGGCGACGATCGTGGCTGGCACCTCCTGGCGGTACTGGAGCGTCTGTCCCGCGTCGCAGGACGCCCGGTACAGCGTGTCGGCCTGTCGGCGACAGTCGGAAACCCTGACCGGCTCCTGGCCTGGCTTCAGGGGCCGGGCGCCGGACAGCGCGACGCGGTCGTCGTCGCGCCGCACGCTCGCCACACGACACGCCCGGTCGGGCCGCCCGACGCGGACGTCGAACTGGATTACGTCGGCTCTCTCGCGAACGCGTCCGCCATCATCGCCGCCCTGCATCGCGGCGAGAAGCGCCTGGTCTTCTGCGAGTCGCGGAAAGAGGTCGAGGAGCTGGGGACGGCGCTCCAGGCCCGAGGGGTGACCACGTTCCTGTCCCACGCCTCGCTGGCCGCCGCGGAGCGGCGGCGGGCGGAAGAGGCGTTCGCCGAGGCCAGGGACTGCGTGATCGTGTCCACCAGCACCCTCGAACTCGGCATCGACGTGGGCGATCTGGACCGTGTCATCCAGATCGATGCCCCGGTGACCGTCGCGTCGTTTCTGCAACGTCTGGGGCGCACCGGACGCCGTCCCGGAAGCGGTCGCAACTGCCTGTTCCTGGCCACAGCCCCGGACGGTCTGCTGGCGGCTGCCGCTCTGCTGCTGCTCTGGTCACGCCACTGGGTCGAGCCGGTGACGGCACCACCGGAGCCTCGGCACATCGTCGCGCAGCAACTCCTGGCGCTGTGCCTCCAGGAGAAGCGGGTCGGCACGCGGGAGTGGTACGCCTGGTGGGGAGAATTCGGCCCGTTCGGACGCGCTGCCGCTCCGGTCGTGCGTCATTTGCTCGAAGCCGGCTTTCTCAGCGAGGACGACGGCATGCTGTTCATCGGCCCGGAAGCCGAGCAGCGTTTCGGATTCCGCCACTTCATGGACCTTACCGCCGTTTTCACGGCAGCACCGGAATTCACCGTGCTGTCCGGCCGGACGGAGATCGGCAGAACCGACCCGTCTCTGCTGACGGAACGGGTCCCAGGGCCCCGCAGACTGTTGCTTGCCGGGCGGAGCTGGCAGGTCACCTACATCGACTGGTCGCGTCGCCGCTGTTTCGTGGAACCGGTGGACTCGGGGGGGCGTGCCCGCTGGTCATCCGGCCAGGCCGCACGGGGCATGTCCTACGCGCTGACCAGGGCCGCACGTGAGGTAGCCCTCGGAAGGCAACCTCCCGTCGTCCTCACCCGGCGCGCGGGAAACGCGCTGAAGCAGCTACGAGAGGAACTCTCCGACCTGGTCGTCCCGGACGGCACGGTCGTGACGAGAGGTGGCCGGGACACCAATGTCCGATGGTGGACATGGGCCGGTTACCGGGCCAACGCCACGCTCGCCGCGACGCTGCATACCGTCGCGGATCCACTTCAACGTCCGACCGACGCCTACATTCGGCTACGTGAGGATCTTTCCCCCGGGGAATGGGGCGAAGCCGTCCGTGAGCACTCACGGCACCTCGCTCTGCCCGCCGTGGATCCACGTGCGGTGGCCGGTCTCAAGTTCAATGCCGCCCTGCCCCGGCGTCTCGCCGAGCTGACGCTCGCCAACCGGCTCGCCGATCTCGAAGGGGCGGCGTCCGTCCTCCGTGAGCCGGCCACGTTTCTCCAGCGCGGCTGA
- a CDS encoding endonuclease/exonuclease/phosphatase family protein: protein MTAAPTAPSPYRPRRTAAALLAAGLCGTLLTGPAPAAASAASAREGLRVHDIQGDTRLSPFEGETVTDVPGIVTGVRGYGSRGFWLQDPEPDGSAATSEGIFVFTGSAPRVETGDEVLVTGLVGEYYYGGEGAGGQSVTQLSQPRVTVLSSGNALPPPVVLDARSLPRHYAPSGADGIEHLPLRPEYYALDRYESLEGMNVSIGDAPVVGPSTAYYELWVTLEPHRNRTAGGGTRYASYDAQNPGRLKIESLVPVSQVPFPSADVGDVLTGPTEGPLDYDEFGGYTLAARQLGEVVDGGRAPEATRPQAPDELAVAAYNVENLHPRSGQAKFDRLAAGVVTSLAAPDIIALEEIQDDSGPSDDGTVSAEETLRRFTDAIVAAGGPRYAWRGIDPEDGRDGGQPGGNIRNAFLFNPERVSFTDRPGGGATTRTEAVSVDGRAALSHSPGRVTPEDEAWADSRKPLAGEFVFRGETVIVVANHFASKGGDQPLHARFQPPARVTEEQRVAQAREVNSFVRELRRVERDARVVVLGDINDFEFSPVTRTLTAGGALRSAVLTLPPAERYTYVFQGNSQVLDQILVSPAIRRFEYDIVHINAEFADQASDHDPQVLRMRP from the coding sequence GTGACCGCTGCACCGACCGCCCCGTCCCCCTACCGGCCGCGCCGCACCGCCGCCGCGCTGCTCGCCGCCGGGCTCTGCGGAACGCTGCTCACCGGCCCGGCGCCGGCCGCCGCCTCCGCCGCGAGCGCGCGCGAGGGGCTGCGCGTGCACGACATCCAGGGCGACACCCGGCTCTCGCCGTTCGAGGGCGAGACCGTCACCGACGTGCCCGGCATCGTCACCGGTGTGCGCGGCTACGGCTCCCGCGGCTTCTGGCTCCAGGACCCCGAGCCCGACGGCTCCGCCGCCACGAGCGAGGGGATCTTCGTCTTCACCGGGTCGGCGCCGCGAGTCGAGACGGGCGACGAGGTCCTGGTCACCGGCCTGGTCGGCGAGTACTACTACGGCGGCGAGGGCGCCGGCGGCCAGTCCGTCACCCAGCTGTCGCAGCCGCGGGTGACGGTGCTGTCCTCGGGCAACGCGCTGCCCCCGCCCGTCGTTCTCGACGCGCGCTCGCTGCCGCGCCACTACGCCCCCTCGGGCGCCGACGGCATCGAGCATCTGCCGCTGCGGCCCGAGTACTACGCGCTCGACCGCTACGAGTCGCTTGAGGGCATGAACGTCTCCATCGGCGACGCGCCCGTCGTCGGCCCGAGCACCGCCTACTACGAGCTGTGGGTCACGCTGGAGCCGCACCGCAACCGGACGGCGGGCGGCGGCACCCGGTACGCCTCCTACGACGCGCAGAACCCGGGCCGGCTGAAGATCGAGTCGCTTGTGCCGGTCTCCCAGGTGCCGTTCCCCTCGGCCGACGTCGGTGACGTCCTGACCGGACCGACCGAAGGCCCGCTGGACTACGACGAGTTCGGCGGCTACACGCTGGCCGCGCGGCAACTGGGGGAGGTGGTGGACGGCGGTCGCGCCCCCGAGGCCACCCGGCCGCAGGCCCCCGACGAACTGGCCGTCGCCGCCTACAACGTGGAGAACCTGCACCCGCGCAGCGGCCAGGCCAAGTTCGACCGGCTCGCGGCGGGCGTGGTGACCTCGCTCGCCGCCCCCGACATCATCGCGCTTGAGGAGATCCAGGACGACAGCGGCCCGAGCGACGACGGAACGGTGTCGGCGGAGGAGACACTGCGGCGGTTCACCGACGCGATCGTCGCCGCGGGCGGCCCGCGCTACGCGTGGCGCGGCATCGACCCGGAGGACGGCAGGGACGGCGGGCAGCCGGGCGGGAACATCCGCAACGCCTTCCTGTTCAACCCCGAGCGGGTGTCGTTCACCGACCGGCCCGGGGGCGGCGCCACCACGCGCACCGAGGCGGTCTCCGTCGACGGCCGCGCGGCCCTGAGCCACTCGCCCGGGCGCGTCACGCCGGAGGACGAGGCGTGGGCGGACAGCCGCAAGCCGCTGGCGGGCGAGTTCGTCTTCCGCGGCGAGACCGTCATCGTGGTCGCCAACCACTTCGCGTCCAAGGGCGGCGACCAGCCGCTGCACGCGCGGTTCCAGCCTCCGGCGCGGGTGACGGAGGAGCAGCGCGTCGCGCAGGCGAGGGAGGTCAACTCGTTCGTGCGGGAGCTGCGCCGGGTCGAGCGGGACGCCCGCGTGGTGGTGCTCGGTGACATCAACGACTTCGAGTTCTCGCCGGTCACCCGCACGCTCACGGCGGGCGGCGCGCTGCGCAGCGCGGTGCTCACGCTGCCGCCCGCCGAGCGGTACACCTACGTGTTCCAGGGCAACTCGCAGGTGCTCGACCAGATCCTGGTATCGCCGGCGATCCGCCGTTTCGAGTACGACATCGTGCACATCAACGCCGAGTTCGCCGACCAGGCCAGCGACCACGACCCGCAGGTGCTGCGCATGCGGCCCTGA
- the dapA gene encoding 4-hydroxy-tetrahydrodipicolinate synthase encodes MHDATTTPAPAPAPVAAPGAPFGRCAAAMITPFSADGGTLDRAGAGRLATHLVDRGGCDALVVSGTTGESPTTTDAEKTALVATVAEAVGDRAAVVAGVGTADTAHTVALARAARGAGAHGLLVATPYYSRPPQEAIVHHLRTVADATDLPVMLYDNPVRTGEGTALTADSLRALAEHPRIVAVKDCSGDLLKAGLVLRETGLAVYAGSDELTLPLLALGAAGCVSTAANVAGPQVRGVIDAFAAGDTEGAARRHLALLPLVDALMNEVPGTVAVKALFRAAGLPGGPVRGPLLPAGEELTARLAGVLTDVLGGAEG; translated from the coding sequence ATGCACGATGCGACAACGACACCCGCGCCCGCCCCGGCTCCCGTGGCCGCGCCGGGCGCGCCGTTCGGCCGGTGCGCCGCGGCCATGATCACCCCGTTCTCCGCCGACGGCGGAACGCTCGACCGGGCCGGCGCCGGGCGGCTGGCCACCCACCTGGTGGACCGGGGCGGTTGCGACGCCCTGGTCGTCAGCGGCACCACGGGCGAATCGCCGACCACCACGGACGCGGAGAAGACGGCGCTGGTGGCGACGGTGGCCGAGGCCGTGGGCGACCGGGCCGCCGTGGTGGCCGGGGTGGGCACGGCGGACACCGCGCACACCGTCGCGCTGGCGCGCGCGGCGCGGGGCGCCGGCGCGCACGGCCTGCTCGTCGCGACGCCGTACTATTCGCGCCCCCCGCAGGAGGCGATCGTCCACCACCTGCGGACGGTGGCGGACGCGACCGACCTGCCCGTGATGCTGTACGACAACCCGGTCAGGACCGGCGAGGGCACGGCCCTGACCGCCGACTCGCTGCGGGCGCTCGCGGAACACCCGCGCATCGTGGCGGTCAAGGACTGCTCGGGCGACCTGCTGAAGGCCGGCCTGGTGCTGCGCGAGACCGGCCTCGCCGTGTACGCGGGCAGCGACGAGCTGACCCTGCCGCTGCTCGCGCTCGGCGCCGCCGGCTGCGTCAGCACGGCGGCGAACGTCGCGGGTCCTCAGGTGCGCGGCGTCATCGACGCGTTCGCCGCGGGCGACACCGAGGGAGCCGCCAGGCGGCACCTCGCGCTGCTCCCGCTGGTGGACGCGCTGATGAACGAGGTGCCTGGCACGGTGGCGGTCAAGGCGCTGTTCCGCGCGGCGGGGCTGCCGGGCGGCCCGGTGCGCGGGCCGCTGCTGCCGGCAGGCGAGGAGCTGACGGCCCGGCTGGCCGGTGTGCTCACCGACGTGCTCGGCGGCGCGGAGGGGTGA
- a CDS encoding EI24 domain-containing protein yields MRDFAAGIRYVVRGQAWVFTHRRWLAWGLLPALITLVLYAAALVVLALYAGDAAAWATPFADDWDDTWQAVLRTTFAFLMFAFGLLLAVITFTAVTLLIGDPFYESLSEQVERDEGHLPAGPDRPLVVELWISLRDSVRVLLRVLMFTLPLFVLGFVPVLGQTVVPALGFSVSGFFLTVELVSLGMERRGIPLEHRLRLLRARLGLALGFGVPLVLAFLVPLAAVVLMPGAVAGATLLTRDLAAAAPPRPE; encoded by the coding sequence GTGAGAGATTTCGCGGCGGGGATACGGTACGTGGTGCGGGGCCAGGCGTGGGTGTTCACGCACCGGCGGTGGCTGGCGTGGGGCCTGCTCCCGGCCCTCATCACCCTGGTGCTCTACGCCGCGGCGCTGGTCGTCCTCGCCCTGTACGCGGGCGACGCCGCGGCCTGGGCCACCCCGTTCGCCGACGACTGGGACGACACCTGGCAGGCGGTGCTGCGCACCACGTTCGCCTTCCTGATGTTCGCCTTCGGGCTGCTGCTCGCCGTCATCACCTTCACGGCCGTGACCCTGCTGATCGGCGACCCGTTCTACGAGTCCCTGTCCGAGCAGGTCGAGCGCGACGAGGGCCACCTCCCGGCCGGTCCCGACCGGCCGCTCGTGGTCGAGCTGTGGATCTCGCTGCGCGACAGCGTGCGGGTGCTGCTCCGGGTCCTGATGTTCACGCTGCCGCTGTTCGTGCTCGGCTTCGTCCCCGTGCTCGGGCAGACGGTCGTGCCCGCGCTCGGCTTCTCCGTCTCCGGCTTCTTCCTGACCGTGGAACTGGTCTCCCTCGGCATGGAACGGCGCGGCATCCCCCTGGAGCACCGGCTGCGGCTGCTGCGCGCGCGGCTCGGGCTCGCGCTCGGCTTCGGCGTGCCGCTGGTGCTCGCGTTCCTGGTGCCGCTGGCCGCCGTGGTGCTCATGCCGGGCGCCGTGGCCGGAGCCACGCTGCTGACGCGCGACCTCGCCGCGGCGGCGCCGCCCCGGCCGGAGTGA
- the dapD gene encoding 2,3,4,5-tetrahydropyridine-2,6-dicarboxylate N-succinyltransferase, which yields MTDTTAATTTSGAIAAGLATITTEGAVLDTWYPAPRLDEAPGPAGTERLSPEQAAELLGEHAAGAVGPDPARGVEVVAVRTVISGLAEKPLDAHDVYLRLHLLSHRLVRPHGLSLEGIFGLLANVAWTSAGPVPVDRVEQARLAVRAAGGHLAVTSVDKFPRMTDYVTPSGVRIGDADRVRLGAHLATGTTVMHEGFVNFNAGTLGVSMVEGRISAGVVVGDGSDIGGGASIMGTLSGGGKEVVSIGERCLLGAQAGIGISLGDDCVVEAGLYVTAGTRVTLPDGSVVKARELSGAHNLLFRRNSTTGAVEALQRTGAWGGLNAALHQHN from the coding sequence ATGACCGACACCACCGCCGCCACGACCACCAGCGGCGCCATCGCCGCCGGGCTCGCCACGATCACCACGGAAGGCGCCGTTCTCGACACCTGGTACCCCGCCCCCCGACTCGACGAGGCGCCCGGCCCGGCCGGCACCGAGCGACTGAGCCCGGAACAGGCCGCCGAACTGCTCGGCGAGCACGCCGCCGGCGCCGTCGGCCCCGACCCGGCGCGCGGCGTCGAGGTCGTGGCGGTGCGCACGGTCATCTCAGGACTCGCGGAGAAGCCGCTCGACGCCCACGACGTCTACCTGCGCCTGCACCTCCTCAGCCACCGCCTGGTCCGCCCGCACGGCCTCAGCCTCGAAGGCATCTTCGGCCTGCTCGCGAACGTCGCCTGGACCAGCGCGGGCCCGGTGCCCGTGGACCGCGTCGAGCAGGCCAGGCTCGCCGTGCGCGCCGCGGGCGGGCACCTCGCGGTCACCAGCGTCGACAAGTTCCCCCGCATGACCGACTACGTCACGCCGTCCGGCGTCCGCATCGGTGACGCCGACCGGGTCCGCCTCGGCGCCCACCTGGCCACCGGTACGACCGTCATGCACGAGGGCTTCGTCAACTTCAACGCCGGCACGCTCGGCGTCTCGATGGTCGAGGGCCGCATCAGCGCGGGCGTCGTGGTGGGCGACGGCTCGGACATCGGCGGCGGCGCGTCCATCATGGGCACCCTCTCCGGCGGCGGCAAGGAGGTCGTCTCGATCGGTGAGCGCTGCCTGCTCGGCGCCCAGGCCGGCATCGGCATCTCGCTCGGCGACGACTGCGTCGTGGAGGCCGGGCTGTACGTCACCGCGGGCACCCGCGTCACCCTCCCCGACGGGTCCGTGGTCAAGGCCCGCGAGCTGTCCGGCGCGCACAACCTCCTCTTCCGCCGCAACTCCACCACGGGCGCCGTCGAGGCGTTGCAGCGCACCGGGGCCTGGGGCGGCCTGAACGCGGCGCTCCACCAGCACAACTGA
- a CDS encoding metal-sulfur cluster assembly factor: MSETTTAPAGEEEIREAMMDVVDPELGIDVVNLGLIYGVHVDEDNVATVDMTLTSAACPLTDVIEDQARTATEGLVRELKINWVWMPPWGPDKITDDGREQLRALGFNV, from the coding sequence GTGAGCGAGACGACGACCGCGCCGGCGGGCGAGGAAGAGATCCGCGAGGCGATGATGGACGTCGTCGACCCCGAACTCGGGATCGACGTCGTCAACCTCGGGCTGATCTACGGCGTCCACGTCGACGAGGACAACGTGGCGACGGTGGACATGACCCTGACCTCGGCCGCCTGCCCGCTGACCGACGTGATCGAGGACCAGGCGAGGACCGCGACGGAGGGCCTGGTCCGCGAGCTGAAGATCAACTGGGTGTGGATGCCGCCGTGGGGCCCCGACAAGATCACCGACGACGGGCGCGAGCAGTTGCGCGCCCTCGGCTTCAACGTCTGA
- the sufU gene encoding Fe-S cluster assembly sulfur transfer protein SufU, giving the protein MQLESMYQDVILDHYKHPHGRGLREGDAEVHHVNPTCGDEITLRVRYEGEVLADVSYEGQGCSISQASASVLNELLVGKDLAHARDIQETFLTLMQSRGQVVPDDAMEEVLEDAVAFAGVSKYPARVKCALLSWMAWKDATAQALGEGPVKEKL; this is encoded by the coding sequence GTGCAGCTGGAATCCATGTACCAGGACGTGATCCTGGACCACTACAAGCACCCGCACGGGCGCGGCCTGCGCGAGGGCGACGCCGAGGTGCACCACGTCAACCCGACGTGCGGGGACGAGATCACGCTGCGGGTCCGCTACGAGGGGGAGGTGCTCGCCGACGTCTCCTACGAGGGGCAGGGCTGCTCGATCAGCCAGGCGAGCGCCTCCGTGCTCAACGAACTGCTGGTCGGCAAGGACCTGGCGCACGCCCGGGACATCCAGGAGACCTTCCTGACGCTGATGCAGTCCCGCGGCCAGGTCGTGCCGGACGACGCGATGGAGGAGGTGCTTGAGGACGCGGTCGCGTTCGCGGGCGTCTCGAAGTACCCGGCGCGCGTCAAGTGCGCCCTGCTGAGCTGGATGGCATGGAAGGACGCCACCGCCCAGGCGTTGGGCGAGGGCCCGGTGAAGGAGAAGCTGTGA